In a genomic window of bacterium:
- the lysS gene encoding lysine--tRNA ligase, with translation METRYDNPLIRQRLEKSQAMREAGQNPYPNDFKPEHTAGIVKKECGSLTGEELQALEKTYSLAGRIMAVRSFGKAAFVQLADRTGQQQVFVQKAALGEEGFEAFKKYDIGDYIGVVGKPFITRTGELTVEVKTLKFLSKSLRPLPEKWHGLTDKETRYRQRYVDLIVTPEVGETFRMRSKIVAFIRNFFHQKDFLEVETPMMQPIPGGATARPFVTHHNALDMTLYLRIAPELYLKRLIVGGLERVFEINRNFRNEGLSHQHNPEFTMLEFYLAYATYEDLMDLTECLFVNMAKELKGSHEIVYQEKAIDFSPGWDRLSMAQAIEKYGEMSAAETEDEAKLRAYAKKLHIEGGEKMAWGKLLAEVFEAVAEPHLIQPTFITQYPVEVSPLSRRNEKDPRFTDRFELYMAGREIANGFSELNDPVDQMERFMAQSGERDKGDDEAHWVDEDYVRALEYGMPPTAGEGIGIDRVVMLFTDSASIRDVIFFPHMRPEA, from the coding sequence TGGAAACAAGGTACGACAATCCGCTGATACGCCAGCGCCTGGAGAAATCCCAGGCCATGCGCGAAGCCGGGCAGAACCCCTATCCGAACGACTTTAAGCCCGAACACACCGCCGGGATTGTCAAAAAGGAGTGCGGCAGCCTCACCGGCGAAGAGTTGCAGGCGCTTGAGAAGACCTACTCCCTCGCGGGCAGGATCATGGCGGTGCGCAGCTTCGGCAAGGCGGCTTTCGTCCAGCTCGCGGACAGAACCGGGCAGCAGCAGGTCTTCGTACAGAAGGCGGCGCTCGGCGAAGAGGGGTTCGAGGCCTTTAAAAAGTACGACATCGGCGATTACATCGGCGTGGTCGGTAAACCCTTTATCACCCGCACCGGCGAACTAACGGTCGAGGTTAAAACACTGAAATTCCTCTCCAAGAGCCTTCGCCCCCTTCCCGAGAAATGGCACGGGCTCACCGACAAGGAGACGAGATACCGCCAGCGCTACGTTGATCTCATCGTGACTCCCGAGGTCGGCGAGACCTTCAGGATGCGAAGCAAGATCGTCGCCTTCATCAGGAACTTTTTCCACCAGAAGGACTTTCTCGAAGTGGAAACCCCGATGATGCAGCCTATCCCCGGCGGAGCCACGGCGCGCCCCTTCGTCACCCACCACAACGCGCTAGATATGACCCTCTATCTTCGCATCGCTCCCGAGCTTTACCTGAAACGTCTCATCGTCGGCGGACTTGAGAGGGTTTTCGAGATAAACCGCAATTTCCGGAACGAAGGCCTTTCGCACCAGCACAACCCCGAGTTCACCATGCTGGAGTTCTACCTCGCCTACGCCACCTACGAAGACCTCATGGACCTGACCGAGTGCCTCTTCGTGAACATGGCCAAAGAGCTGAAAGGGAGCCACGAGATAGTCTATCAGGAGAAGGCGATAGACTTTTCGCCCGGCTGGGACAGGCTTTCGATGGCCCAGGCGATTGAGAAATACGGGGAGATGAGCGCCGCGGAGACAGAGGACGAAGCGAAGCTTCGCGCCTACGCCAAGAAACTCCATATCGAGGGAGGCGAAAAGATGGCCTGGGGGAAGCTTTTGGCGGAGGTCTTCGAGGCCGTCGCCGAGCCCCACCTCATTCAGCCGACCTTCATTACCCAGTATCCGGTCGAGGTGAGCCCCCTTTCGCGCAGAAACGAGAAGGATCCGCGCTTCACCGACAGGTTCGAGCTTTACATGGCCGGGCGCGAGATAGCCAACGGCTTTAGCGAGCTGAACGACCCCGTAGACCAGATGGAGCGCTTCATGGCCCAGTCGGGCGAGCGCGACAAGGGCGACGACGAGGCCCACTGGGTGGACGAGGACTACGTCCGGGCGCTGGAGTACGGCATGCCCCCCACG